The following are encoded in a window of Aromatoleum petrolei genomic DNA:
- a CDS encoding fumarylacetoacetate hydrolase family protein yields MRLVTYRDSHGFQRAGALIESDSAIVDLATACEVVNGHGSPTFASVLGLVEAGEEALAAARVLVRKAPSAAVIAREGVKLCAPIQPPPQMRDCSCFELHLRQSFAAARRARVAHLPDPEEALRQMNTRADERVIETFNRQPIYYKCNRFAVIGPDDDVVWPAYSKAMDFELELACYIGRKGKDVPRDKARDYIVGYTIFNDMSARDAQALEMPGMLGPAKSKDFDTGNVMGPCLVTADEVPDPYDLQMIARVNGEEWGRGTTRDMRWTFEDVIAHISRSETLYPGEVLGSGTVGNGCGLEQLRYLKPGDVVELEIEAIGTLRTRVTKP; encoded by the coding sequence ATGCGACTCGTCACATATCGTGACTCTCACGGCTTTCAGCGTGCCGGCGCGCTGATCGAATCGGATTCGGCGATCGTCGACCTCGCCACGGCTTGCGAAGTCGTAAACGGCCATGGGTCCCCCACCTTCGCGAGCGTGCTCGGTTTGGTCGAGGCCGGTGAAGAGGCTCTTGCAGCGGCACGCGTCCTGGTCCGGAAAGCTCCGTCGGCGGCGGTCATCGCGCGTGAGGGCGTGAAGCTGTGCGCACCCATCCAGCCGCCGCCGCAGATGCGCGACTGCTCCTGTTTCGAGCTGCATCTGCGACAGAGCTTCGCTGCTGCGCGGCGCGCGCGCGTGGCGCACTTGCCCGACCCCGAGGAGGCGCTGCGGCAGATGAACACGCGCGCCGACGAGCGCGTCATCGAGACCTTCAATCGCCAGCCGATCTATTACAAGTGCAATCGCTTCGCGGTGATCGGTCCCGACGACGACGTCGTGTGGCCGGCGTACAGCAAGGCGATGGACTTCGAACTCGAGCTGGCCTGCTACATCGGCCGCAAGGGGAAGGACGTGCCGCGCGACAAGGCGCGCGATTACATCGTTGGCTACACGATCTTCAACGACATGAGCGCCCGCGATGCGCAGGCCCTCGAGATGCCCGGCATGCTCGGCCCGGCGAAGAGCAAGGACTTCGACACCGGTAACGTGATGGGGCCTTGCCTCGTCACTGCGGACGAGGTACCCGATCCTTACGACCTGCAGATGATCGCGCGCGTGAATGGCGAGGAATGGGGGCGTGGCACCACGCGCGACATGCGCTGGACCTTCGAGGACGTGATCGCGCACATCTCCCGCTCGGAAACGCTCTATCCGGGCGAAGTGCTGGGCTCGGGCACGGTCGGCAACGGCTGCGGACTCGAGCAGCTGCGCTATCTCAAACCGGGCGACGTCGTCGAACTCGAGATCGAGGCGATCGGCACGTTGCGCACGCGCGTGACGAAGCCGTGA
- a CDS encoding Zn-ribbon domain-containing OB-fold protein, producing the protein MTRKLPLLTEDNSPFWQGGAQGRLLIHHCADCTRFFHPPAPICPHCGSFEVAPRAVSGKGKVLSYTINHQAWRPDLTEPYVVAIVELAEQSGLRFVTNVVGLPAEAVHIDMPVRVRFEQHEDVWLPLFEKDA; encoded by the coding sequence ATGACCCGAAAACTCCCCCTCCTCACCGAGGACAACTCCCCGTTCTGGCAGGGCGGCGCGCAGGGGCGCCTCCTCATACATCATTGCGCGGACTGCACGCGCTTCTTTCATCCGCCCGCCCCGATCTGCCCGCACTGCGGCAGTTTCGAGGTGGCACCGCGGGCGGTCTCCGGCAAGGGCAAGGTCCTGAGCTACACGATCAATCACCAGGCATGGCGCCCCGACCTCACCGAGCCTTATGTGGTGGCGATCGTCGAACTCGCGGAACAGAGCGGCCTGCGCTTCGTCACGAATGTCGTGGGACTTCCCGCCGAGGCGGTGCATATCGACATGCCCGTCAGGGTGCGCTTCGAGCAGCACGAGGACGTGTGGCTCCCCCTCTTCGAGAAGGACGCATGA
- a CDS encoding MFS transporter: MSVERNATGAWAPLLHRPFRALWIAAIAVNLSMWMQNIGAAWMMTELRPDSPLMVSLVQTAMALPAFLLGLPSGVIADLVNRRRLLLITQTCSLACACLLAATALAGGIGAWLLLGLTFALGCSNAFGMAAWIAANIDSAPKGQIPAAIALSTVTPNIARVVGPAAAGALIAFAGVPTLFVVVAVGFLISLGLLRALPDTDLRPGLPPERLWSGIRSGVRYMQHSAQLRLALRLVFAFVTAGSAIWALLPLVARDQLGLAAGGFSLLLGSLGAGAVIAALQVTRLYRRFSVRRIVTGGGLLFMAVTALIPVVHNLFVMSALLFVGGMAWMAVNTTTGTVIQTSAAAWVRARVASVYLLVIMGAMAAGGVLWGAIAERMGVGASLWIAAGSIAAGLMLTGRARMQMGSESDFSVADTQETGPAASPADHEQGPVAVEITYHVPAERREEFVRAAHELGISRRRNGAIAWRLYRDLEHTDCLAERFLVDSWLDYLRQRDRVTRQDRDIERRLEALTTDGNSRTRRFIAEA, translated from the coding sequence GTGAGTGTCGAGCGCAATGCCACGGGTGCGTGGGCACCTCTCCTCCATCGGCCGTTTCGCGCGCTGTGGATCGCGGCGATCGCGGTCAACCTGTCGATGTGGATGCAGAACATCGGCGCCGCCTGGATGATGACCGAACTGCGGCCCGATTCGCCGCTCATGGTGTCCTTGGTCCAGACGGCGATGGCGCTGCCGGCCTTTCTGCTCGGACTCCCGAGCGGCGTGATCGCCGATCTGGTCAACCGCAGGCGCCTCCTTCTGATCACCCAGACCTGTTCCCTCGCATGCGCCTGCCTGCTCGCAGCCACGGCCCTGGCTGGCGGCATCGGCGCCTGGCTGCTCCTCGGCCTCACCTTCGCGCTCGGGTGCAGCAACGCGTTCGGCATGGCGGCGTGGATTGCCGCCAACATCGACAGCGCGCCGAAGGGGCAGATACCGGCAGCGATCGCCCTGTCCACGGTCACACCCAACATCGCGCGCGTCGTGGGACCGGCCGCCGCGGGGGCACTGATCGCATTCGCGGGCGTCCCGACGCTGTTCGTCGTGGTCGCGGTCGGTTTCTTGATCTCACTGGGGCTGCTGCGCGCCCTGCCCGACACGGATCTGCGGCCCGGCCTGCCGCCCGAGCGGCTGTGGAGCGGCATCCGCAGCGGCGTACGTTACATGCAGCATTCCGCGCAGCTGCGGCTCGCGCTGCGACTGGTCTTCGCTTTCGTGACCGCAGGCAGCGCGATCTGGGCATTGCTGCCACTCGTCGCCCGTGACCAGCTCGGGCTCGCTGCGGGCGGGTTCAGCCTGCTCCTCGGCAGTCTCGGCGCGGGCGCAGTCATCGCGGCATTACAGGTCACCCGACTGTATCGTCGTTTCTCCGTGCGCCGCATCGTGACCGGCGGCGGCCTGTTGTTCATGGCCGTCACAGCGCTGATTCCGGTGGTACACAATCTCTTTGTCATGAGTGCACTGCTCTTCGTCGGCGGAATGGCGTGGATGGCTGTCAATACCACCACCGGGACCGTGATCCAGACCTCCGCCGCAGCCTGGGTACGTGCTCGCGTTGCGTCGGTATACCTGCTCGTCATCATGGGGGCGATGGCAGCGGGCGGCGTATTGTGGGGCGCGATCGCCGAACGCATGGGCGTCGGGGCAAGCCTGTGGATTGCTGCCGGGTCGATTGCGGCCGGACTGATGCTGACCGGACGAGCTCGCATGCAAATGGGATCGGAGTCCGATTTCAGCGTCGCCGACACGCAGGAAACGGGGCCCGCTGCCAGCCCGGCCGACCATGAGCAGGGACCGGTTGCGGTCGAAATCACTTACCACGTGCCGGCCGAGCGGCGTGAGGAGTTCGTGCGCGCGGCCCACGAACTCGGCATCTCACGCCGACGAAACGGGGCGATCGCCTGGCGCCTCTATAGGGATCTCGAACACACGGATTGTCTTGCCGAACGCTTCCTGGTGGACTCGTGGCTCGACTACCTGCGCCAGCGCGACCGTGTCACTCGGCAGGACCGCGACATCGAGCGCCGCCTGGAGGCCCTCACCACGGACGGGAACTCGCGCACACGCCGCTTCATTGCGGAAGCGTGA
- a CDS encoding VOC family protein codes for MDIIGIGYLGFESANLDAWREYGPKVMGFQIGTSPTADPDTLYFKLDDRRHRLAFHTGKIDRLAYIGWEAKGKLEFHAAVERFRSHGVEISFGDPELCDKRGVKELIRFRDPVGYQHELFYAQKWSPRSFVPGRPHGGFVCGERGVGHIVVITPEYTPELEHFLTGIMGMHWYGSGAGKGKTGFFRSRLNDKTSHDIAYGFGPGKAGVQHIGLFVRSVRDVGETYDLVKKNGLQMMMTLGQHSQDPHMSFYHFTPSGFAIECITELEPWHDDGFELNPEQLSTWGHEIVGPILGPSVRTPAEVFDPEVLHARG; via the coding sequence ATGGACATCATCGGTATCGGCTACCTGGGGTTCGAATCGGCGAACCTCGATGCCTGGCGCGAATATGGCCCGAAGGTCATGGGCTTTCAGATCGGGACATCCCCGACTGCGGATCCGGACACCCTCTACTTCAAGCTCGATGACCGTCGTCATCGGCTCGCATTCCATACGGGCAAGATCGACCGCCTCGCTTACATCGGCTGGGAAGCCAAGGGCAAGCTGGAGTTTCACGCCGCCGTCGAGCGCTTCCGCAGCCATGGTGTCGAGATCAGCTTCGGCGATCCAGAACTGTGCGACAAACGCGGCGTGAAGGAGCTGATCCGTTTCCGTGACCCGGTCGGATACCAGCACGAGCTGTTCTATGCCCAGAAATGGAGCCCGCGCTCCTTCGTGCCGGGCCGTCCGCACGGCGGATTCGTCTGCGGCGAACGGGGCGTCGGCCACATCGTCGTGATCACGCCCGAATACACGCCCGAACTCGAACACTTCCTCACCGGCATCATGGGCATGCACTGGTACGGCTCGGGCGCCGGCAAGGGCAAGACGGGGTTCTTCCGCTCCAGGCTCAACGACAAGACGAGCCACGACATCGCTTACGGTTTCGGCCCGGGCAAGGCCGGCGTGCAGCACATCGGCCTCTTCGTGCGCTCGGTTCGCGACGTCGGCGAAACCTACGATCTGGTCAAGAAGAACGGACTACAGATGATGATGACGCTGGGACAGCATTCGCAGGACCCGCACATGTCCTTCTATCACTTCACGCCGTCCGGCTTCGCGATCGAATGCATCACCGAACTCGAACCCTGGCACGATGACGGCTTCGAACTCAATCCGGAGCAGCTCTCCACCTGGGGTCATGAGATCGTCGGCCCCATCCTCGGCCCTAGCGTGCGCACACCGGCGGAGGTCTTCGACCCCGAGGTTCTCCACGCCAGGGGCTGA
- a CDS encoding IclR family transcriptional regulator: MDTTQEDETAGRSSSGVTVKPVVNAVRILRFLTETDTPERAADIARQLSINPSTCFNILRTLAAEDMVAFDPASKTYSPGLGLAKLVGHLVTQGQRLDIARPLLQQFAARFHVTVTLWRQMGYDRIVLVSSEASPTDLRIDMAIGQRLPIFMGASGRLFAAEVDLDPTAMRAAFDKIRWARPLEFDEYCQQVQFAREHQWAIDDGYFSAGIMAIAAPVRDRAGAIAFAVSAVMFRGQYIGADADKLGGEVRKLADKLSNLLF; encoded by the coding sequence ATGGACACCACACAAGAGGATGAAACCGCGGGCCGGTCGTCAAGCGGGGTCACCGTCAAGCCTGTCGTCAATGCGGTGCGGATCCTGCGTTTTCTGACGGAGACCGACACCCCGGAGCGCGCGGCGGACATCGCCCGGCAGTTGTCGATCAACCCCAGTACCTGCTTCAACATCCTGCGCACACTGGCCGCCGAGGACATGGTTGCATTCGATCCCGCGTCGAAGACCTATTCGCCCGGCCTGGGGCTCGCCAAACTCGTAGGACACCTCGTAACACAAGGCCAGCGGCTCGACATCGCGCGCCCACTGCTTCAGCAATTCGCCGCCCGCTTCCATGTCACGGTCACCCTGTGGCGCCAGATGGGATACGACCGCATCGTGCTGGTGAGTTCCGAGGCAAGCCCGACCGATCTGCGCATCGACATGGCGATCGGTCAGCGCCTGCCCATCTTCATGGGCGCCAGCGGCAGACTGTTCGCGGCGGAGGTGGATCTCGACCCGACCGCGATGCGCGCCGCATTCGACAAGATCCGCTGGGCCCGACCGCTGGAGTTCGACGAGTACTGCCAGCAGGTGCAGTTCGCCAGGGAACACCAGTGGGCGATCGATGACGGCTACTTTTCCGCCGGCATCATGGCTATCGCGGCCCCCGTGCGCGACCGCGCCGGTGCCATTGCCTTTGCCGTATCGGCGGTGATGTTCCGGGGCCAGTACATCGGGGCCGACGCGGACAAGCTCGGGGGCGAGGTGCGCAAACTCGCAGACAAGCTGTCGAACCTGCTGTTTTGA
- a CDS encoding SDR family NAD(P)-dependent oxidoreductase, which produces MSTRLEARSIVVTGGFGALGRAVAQRLVEDGAHVTLVDRAAAPAGGLPAGVAVVLGGVDLSDEAACAAAYARVRVAAGGIDGVVNVAGGFAWEPIEGGALETWDRLYTMNVRTAVASCRAALPHLLARGAGRIVNVGALAAQKAGMGMAAYAASKSGVARLTESLAEELKDRGVTVNAVLPSIIDTPANRADMPDADASRWVAPDKLAAVIAFLLSDDASAVTGACVPVSGRV; this is translated from the coding sequence ATGAGTACTCGACTCGAAGCTAGAAGTATCGTCGTAACCGGTGGATTCGGCGCGCTTGGCCGCGCGGTGGCGCAGCGCCTCGTGGAAGACGGTGCGCACGTCACGCTTGTGGACCGTGCGGCGGCGCCCGCTGGCGGCCTGCCTGCAGGCGTCGCGGTTGTGCTCGGCGGGGTCGACCTGAGCGACGAAGCGGCCTGCGCGGCAGCCTATGCGCGCGTGCGTGTGGCTGCTGGTGGCATCGACGGCGTGGTGAATGTGGCAGGTGGCTTCGCGTGGGAGCCGATCGAAGGCGGAGCGCTCGAGACCTGGGATCGCCTGTACACGATGAATGTGCGTACCGCCGTAGCGAGTTGCCGGGCGGCTCTGCCGCATCTGCTGGCGCGCGGGGCGGGGCGCATCGTGAATGTCGGCGCACTGGCCGCGCAGAAGGCCGGAATGGGGATGGCGGCGTATGCCGCATCGAAGTCCGGCGTCGCGCGGTTGACCGAATCACTTGCCGAAGAGCTCAAGGACCGTGGCGTCACCGTGAATGCGGTGTTGCCGAGCATCATCGACACCCCCGCCAACCGCGCCGACATGCCGGACGCCGATGCCAGCCGCTGGGTGGCGCCGGACAAGCTCGCCGCGGTGATCGCTTTCCTGCTCTCGGATGACGCCTCGGCCGTCACCGGAGCCTGCGTGCCGGTGAGCGGCCGGGTGTAG
- a CDS encoding nucleotidyltransferase domain-containing protein, with translation MSLADFLFTPGLQRVLGATLLQPNRSFTLQELLRLADSGRGSAQKQVDRLVEAGVLKEDARRGRQRSIRANTDFILYPELLSIARKSFAVVEPLKEALAPFADHITSAFVFGSVAKGTDSGQSDIDLIVIGSAPLLELSEALTLAEQVLLRPVNFSLYEPAEWAALVKSDPIMAQIAQGPTLRIL, from the coding sequence ATGAGTCTTGCCGACTTTCTCTTCACTCCAGGCCTGCAACGAGTGCTGGGGGCTACGCTGTTGCAACCTAACCGCAGCTTCACACTGCAGGAACTGCTACGCCTGGCGGACAGCGGGCGCGGAAGCGCTCAGAAGCAGGTGGACCGCCTGGTCGAGGCCGGCGTACTAAAAGAAGACGCCCGGCGAGGCCGGCAGCGGAGTATCCGGGCGAATACCGACTTCATTCTCTATCCGGAGTTGCTCAGCATCGCTCGCAAGTCATTTGCTGTTGTGGAGCCGCTGAAAGAGGCCCTGGCGCCTTTTGCTGACCACATCACCTCAGCGTTCGTATTTGGCTCTGTGGCCAAGGGCACCGACAGCGGCCAGAGCGATATTGACTTGATTGTAATCGGGAGTGCCCCGCTCCTCGAGCTATCCGAGGCCCTGACCCTCGCCGAGCAAGTTCTGCTGCGCCCCGTCAATTTCTCTCTGTACGAGCCTGCTGAGTGGGCTGCTCTGGTGAAGTCCGACCCCATCATGGCTCAAATTGCCCAAGGCCCAACCCTGAGGATACTGTAA
- a CDS encoding cache domain-containing protein, translating into MAIRTLVVGLLILASTWLPPASAAEAVSGSPVSAPDSATRAQALLEKATARLRAVGDRALAEFGRQGDFIDRELYVYVLDMDGTMLTSGGSSTTLIGRKVSEMRDASGKAFFAEMLNKARADGRGEVEYRWVNWTDNTVQRKHAFFEKVGERVVAVGYYISRSSPDQAQAFLEQAVAAMKAAPASAIAEFNRIEGRFVRDDLYVFVIDRKTGRFVAHGTMPRLVGSDGRDLYDQAGTPIVRKMLEQTANRPRGELDYLWKNPVTKRTEEKHTLFEVVGDHIVAVGYFKP; encoded by the coding sequence ATGGCGATAAGAACACTCGTGGTGGGACTGCTCATTCTTGCGAGCACCTGGCTGCCGCCGGCAAGCGCGGCCGAAGCGGTTTCGGGTAGCCCGGTGTCAGCACCGGATTCCGCCACGCGCGCGCAGGCATTGCTGGAGAAGGCCACCGCCCGACTTCGTGCCGTCGGCGACCGGGCACTGGCGGAATTCGGCCGGCAGGGCGACTTCATCGACCGTGAGCTCTATGTGTACGTGCTCGACATGGACGGCACCATGCTGACGAGCGGGGGCTCGTCCACGACCCTGATCGGCCGCAAGGTCTCCGAGATGCGCGACGCCAGCGGAAAGGCTTTCTTCGCGGAGATGCTGAACAAGGCGCGTGCCGATGGCCGCGGCGAAGTCGAGTACCGCTGGGTCAACTGGACCGACAACACTGTTCAGCGCAAGCATGCGTTCTTCGAGAAGGTTGGCGAACGAGTGGTCGCGGTCGGTTACTACATCAGCCGCTCGTCCCCGGACCAGGCGCAGGCCTTCCTGGAACAGGCCGTTGCGGCGATGAAGGCCGCGCCTGCCAGCGCAATTGCCGAATTCAACCGCATCGAGGGCCGCTTCGTGCGGGACGATCTCTACGTGTTCGTAATCGACCGGAAAACGGGACGCTTCGTCGCCCACGGCACGATGCCGCGCCTGGTCGGCTCCGACGGTCGGGACCTGTACGACCAGGCCGGCACGCCCATCGTTCGCAAGATGCTCGAGCAGACCGCGAACCGACCGCGAGGCGAACTCGACTACCTGTGGAAAAACCCTGTCACGAAAAGAACAGAGGAAAAGCACACGCTGTTCGAAGTCGTCGGCGACCACATCGTCGCGGTGGGCTACTTCAAACCCTGA
- a CDS encoding universal stress protein, whose protein sequence is MYSHILVPTDGTHLASQTISQAVQFARSVGARITFFYADPDAGASLTDDGALIHLLDPGLYQDDFGGRAREILAKAEVSARAGDIDCECVTRRSNRPHEAILAAAKELGCDLIFMASHGPRSIGGVMLASETLKVLAGSRIPVLVSSVEKNDPNPAMTKVCAIIKDEHRSIAVVSYGMRMLAGGLRDGKPADIGLLDGMLTYLDEFPAKLHHPKEDAYLFAALRRRTSSLDQVIDDLQQEHLDGDRQLAALRAAVAHYQASPDPDAETLASAIDAFALGQLRHIALEERAVIPGACEHLAEQDWKEIVAAFGPNGDARFNHRERETYRRLYSRIANLHQTLPRMSTPGQS, encoded by the coding sequence ATGTACAGCCATATCCTCGTTCCGACCGACGGTACCCATCTCGCCAGCCAGACGATCTCTCAGGCCGTCCAGTTCGCCCGCAGCGTGGGGGCGCGCATCACGTTCTTCTATGCCGACCCGGATGCCGGCGCCTCTCTGACCGACGACGGTGCGCTGATCCACCTTCTCGACCCCGGCCTGTACCAGGACGACTTCGGCGGGCGCGCCCGCGAGATCCTCGCGAAGGCCGAGGTGTCGGCGCGCGCGGGCGACATCGACTGCGAGTGCGTGACCCGGCGGAGCAACCGGCCGCACGAGGCCATTCTCGCCGCGGCAAAGGAATTGGGCTGCGACCTGATCTTCATGGCATCGCATGGGCCGCGCAGCATCGGCGGCGTCATGCTCGCCTCCGAAACGCTCAAGGTGCTCGCTGGCAGCCGCATTCCGGTGCTCGTGTCGTCGGTCGAAAAGAACGACCCGAACCCGGCGATGACGAAGGTCTGCGCGATTATCAAGGACGAGCACCGCTCGATCGCGGTCGTGTCCTACGGCATGCGGATGCTGGCCGGCGGACTGCGCGACGGCAAACCTGCGGATATCGGCCTGCTCGACGGCATGCTCACCTACCTCGACGAGTTCCCGGCCAAACTGCACCATCCAAAGGAAGATGCCTATCTCTTCGCTGCACTCAGGAGGCGCACGTCTTCGCTCGACCAAGTCATCGACGACCTGCAACAGGAGCACCTGGATGGCGACCGACAACTTGCTGCCCTGCGCGCGGCGGTCGCCCACTATCAGGCGTCTCCCGACCCAGACGCAGAAACGCTCGCGAGCGCCATCGACGCCTTCGCCCTCGGGCAGCTCAGGCATATCGCACTCGAGGAGCGGGCGGTCATCCCGGGCGCCTGCGAACACCTCGCGGAACAGGACTGGAAGGAGATCGTGGCGGCCTTCGGACCGAACGGCGACGCGCGCTTCAACCATCGCGAACGCGAGACCTACCGACGCCTGTATTCGCGGATTGCCAACCTGCACCAGACGCTGCCCCGCATGAGCACGCCCGGCCAGTCATGA
- a CDS encoding SDR family NAD(P)-dependent oxidoreductase gives MNRLEGKVALITGTGGGQGRVAALRFAREGAVVVGCDTDAAAHAETRRLVEAEGFELHGSAPVDLGDHEQARAWVESAAEQFGRIDVLYNNASAARFGPVAEFSIADWHYTIRNEIDLIFYTTKYAWKHLAVRGGVIINIASTAAWGGSKVAGISAHCAAKGAVVSFTRQLAVEGAPVGIRAVSISPGFVKTPGTAAFVENPVTRRALLDGVLQDRPGEPEEVVSLALYVASDEAAFMTGSDLVIDGGLLAI, from the coding sequence ATGAATCGTCTTGAAGGAAAAGTAGCGCTGATCACCGGCACCGGCGGCGGTCAGGGTCGTGTCGCAGCCTTGCGCTTCGCGCGCGAGGGCGCCGTGGTGGTAGGTTGCGACACGGATGCAGCCGCCCACGCCGAAACGCGCCGGCTGGTCGAGGCCGAAGGATTCGAGTTGCACGGCTCCGCCCCGGTGGACCTCGGCGACCACGAACAGGCCCGCGCCTGGGTCGAGTCCGCGGCGGAACAGTTCGGGCGCATCGACGTTCTCTACAACAACGCATCGGCCGCGCGTTTCGGACCGGTGGCGGAATTCTCGATCGCTGACTGGCACTACACGATCCGGAACGAGATCGACCTCATCTTCTACACGACCAAATACGCGTGGAAGCATCTCGCCGTGCGCGGTGGCGTGATCATCAACATCGCCTCGACCGCCGCCTGGGGCGGCTCAAAGGTTGCAGGCATCAGCGCCCACTGCGCCGCCAAGGGTGCGGTCGTCTCCTTCACCCGCCAGCTGGCGGTCGAAGGGGCGCCGGTCGGCATACGCGCGGTCAGCATCAGTCCGGGCTTCGTGAAGACGCCCGGCACCGCGGCCTTCGTCGAGAACCCCGTCACCCGCCGGGCGCTACTCGATGGCGTGCTGCAGGATCGGCCGGGGGAACCCGAGGAAGTCGTGTCGCTGGCCCTGTACGTGGCCTCGGACGAAGCCGCCTTCATGACCGGTTCGGACCTCGTCATCGACGGGGGTCTGCTCGCAATCTGA
- a CDS encoding ferredoxin: MSEQNEKLHKVIVDRSRCCGYGLCAALCPDVYKLDGDGIVYLDSEFVPAGQEEAAIEGAAACPAEAIRVEAPGA, translated from the coding sequence ATGAGCGAACAGAACGAAAAACTTCACAAGGTTATTGTCGATCGCAGCCGCTGCTGCGGTTACGGATTGTGCGCGGCCCTGTGCCCCGACGTGTACAAGCTGGACGGCGACGGCATCGTCTATCTGGACAGCGAGTTCGTTCCCGCCGGCCAGGAAGAGGCCGCGATCGAGGGGGCTGCCGCCTGTCCCGCCGAGGCGATCCGGGTCGAAGCACCGGGCGCCTGA
- a CDS encoding thiolase family protein, which produces MMFDRIFEKDVAITGVGQSAVGRPVARSGMRLTLDACLEAIADAGLTRADIDGVACWPGDNNNGDAFSPVGPNALIGTLGLQVNWYGGGYEGPGPLAGIINGAMAIASGLCRHVLVFRTITEASRRKVDKNASALTNKTIGRDSSFFWQWYTPFNVLSAINLMALYTQRHFHEYGTTPEQLAQIALTCRSNAALNPKAIYRTPLSLDDYFASRMISTPLRMLDCDVHCDASTAIILSRADVARDGPNPPIRLEAIGAALHQPWSWDQIDLTATAARDVGEMMWARTDLKPKDVGSAQLYDGFSILTMIWLEALGLCPRGESGRFVEGGHRIARDGQLPINTNGGQLSGGRTHGLGYVHEACSQLWGRAGERQIAPHHVSVVAAGGGPLGGSVLLVRD; this is translated from the coding sequence ATGATGTTCGACCGAATCTTTGAAAAAGACGTCGCCATCACCGGTGTCGGCCAGTCCGCGGTAGGACGCCCGGTTGCCCGATCGGGCATGCGACTCACGCTGGACGCTTGCCTCGAAGCCATCGCCGACGCCGGACTCACGCGCGCGGACATCGACGGCGTGGCGTGCTGGCCGGGCGACAACAACAATGGCGATGCCTTCTCGCCCGTCGGCCCCAACGCGCTGATCGGCACCCTCGGCCTCCAGGTCAACTGGTACGGAGGGGGCTACGAAGGCCCCGGACCGCTCGCAGGCATCATCAACGGCGCGATGGCGATCGCATCCGGCCTGTGCCGCCACGTGCTGGTCTTCCGCACCATCACGGAAGCGAGCCGCCGCAAGGTCGACAAGAATGCCAGCGCCCTGACGAACAAGACGATCGGACGCGACAGCAGCTTCTTCTGGCAGTGGTACACGCCATTCAATGTGCTCTCCGCGATCAACCTCATGGCGCTCTACACCCAGCGCCACTTTCACGAATACGGCACGACGCCCGAACAACTCGCCCAGATCGCCCTCACCTGCCGCAGCAACGCCGCGCTGAACCCCAAGGCGATCTACCGGACGCCGCTCTCGCTCGATGACTACTTTGCCTCGCGCATGATCTCGACTCCACTGCGCATGCTCGACTGCGACGTCCATTGCGACGCCTCGACCGCGATCATCCTTTCGCGTGCCGACGTCGCCAGGGACGGGCCAAATCCACCAATCCGCCTCGAAGCGATCGGCGCCGCACTGCACCAACCCTGGTCGTGGGACCAGATCGACCTCACCGCGACCGCCGCGCGCGATGTCGGCGAAATGATGTGGGCGCGCACCGATCTCAAGCCCAAGGACGTCGGCTCGGCCCAGCTCTACGATGGATTCTCGATCCTCACGATGATCTGGCTCGAAGCACTCGGGCTATGCCCGCGCGGCGAAAGCGGCCGCTTCGTCGAAGGTGGCCACCGCATCGCCCGCGACGGCCAGTTGCCGATCAATACCAACGGCGGCCAGCTCTCCGGTGGGCGCACGCACGGTCTGGGCTACGTTCATGAAGCCTGCTCGCAGCTGTGGGGACGCGCGGGCGAACGACAGATCGCGCCCCATCACGTTTCAGTGGTTGCGGCAGGCGGTGGACCGCTGGGCGGCAGTGTGCTGCTGGTCCGTGACTGA